The proteins below come from a single Methyloprofundus sedimenti genomic window:
- a CDS encoding DNA translocase FtsK — MSNSSETESTAIASEDVVALLAMLIIPLAVIFAVLTAVEKITGLSILAGVEWVGEKTLKLFDWCIRTVKQWLGVEIKNTNRRVPVHTLRRKYPQKTGNTQDVRTALLDPDTDMYPDDASEPVIADSQVPLNEQRAADLDFSSAETDIETVVVDGLITDGAEAAVIAPESLRSEAGVNLDSNPTAVDNNLQSFEDLDNTFNDLELELKTFFPDTEDWIDNKSDEHISDLDTGEAEKVFSELNSNEELKNDISATDTLHSEPVYKTREMDASEDEMINFVDPGQSAAEAVNKVEPDARFQEPQYPLETETFKADSLANDDDFINRAIQAAKNEVLHSKNHSASDTRLTTESDLNSGTQALNKEPANLPREPDFMIKALQAAKDKETGSAADMQTNEGLKNVENPGSYSSLLNRAEKTTANILSSFSQRFSKSFSLHQKTEYQLPSIELLQRHEQSVHAYTTDELDIMSRSVERVLNDYKVSAEVVGAYPGPIITRFELSLAPGVKVSRVNGLAKDLARAMLVTSVRVVEIIEGTPYIGLEIPNQERELVSFREIISSDQFQQAKSPITLALGKDVSGQTVVANLAKMPHLLVAGTTGSGKSVAINTMILSMLYKATPDQVRMIMVDPKMLELSIYEGIPHLLTPVVTDMKEAQNALRWAVAEMERRYKLMSKVGVRNLAGFNQMIKDAEARGETIRDPLFELIVPLEEGETFPVLTTLPSIVIIIDELADMMMIVGKKVEELIARLAQKARAAGIHLILATQRPSVDVLTGLIKANIPTRISFQVSSRIDSRTILDQGGAEALLGNGDMLYLPSGTSVPTRSHGAFVDDHEVHAVVDYLKSLGKANYLSEITREEPAENTTTLESVQDETDELYDDAVSFVLETGRASISSVQRRFKVGYNRAARMIDQMEDENIVSEPEGNGSRRVLDRE; from the coding sequence ATGAGTAATAGCAGTGAGACTGAAAGTACTGCAATCGCCAGTGAAGATGTAGTCGCTTTGTTAGCTATGCTGATCATTCCTCTGGCTGTCATTTTTGCTGTGCTGACAGCTGTTGAAAAGATCACCGGTCTTTCGATTCTTGCAGGCGTTGAGTGGGTTGGAGAAAAGACGCTAAAACTATTTGATTGGTGTATTCGCACTGTTAAACAATGGCTGGGTGTAGAAATTAAAAATACCAACCGCCGTGTTCCTGTCCATACGCTTAGACGTAAATACCCGCAAAAAACAGGCAATACACAGGATGTCAGAACTGCTCTACTTGATCCCGATACTGACATGTACCCAGATGATGCAAGTGAGCCTGTTATTGCAGATTCTCAAGTACCCCTAAACGAACAAAGAGCAGCGGATTTGGATTTTTCTTCTGCAGAAACGGACATTGAAACGGTGGTTGTCGATGGTTTGATAACTGATGGTGCAGAGGCTGCTGTTATTGCACCAGAAAGTCTACGCTCTGAAGCTGGTGTGAATTTAGATTCAAATCCAACAGCAGTGGATAATAATCTGCAATCATTTGAGGATCTGGACAATACATTTAATGACCTTGAATTGGAATTAAAAACTTTTTTTCCTGATACTGAAGATTGGATTGATAATAAATCGGACGAACACATTAGTGATTTGGATACAGGCGAGGCTGAAAAGGTTTTTAGTGAACTGAATTCCAATGAAGAGCTAAAAAATGACATTTCTGCTACTGATACTTTGCACAGTGAGCCTGTTTATAAAACCAGGGAAATGGATGCATCTGAGGACGAAATGATCAATTTTGTCGACCCTGGCCAGTCGGCTGCAGAAGCAGTCAATAAAGTTGAGCCAGATGCTCGTTTTCAGGAGCCGCAATACCCGTTAGAAACGGAAACATTTAAAGCTGATTCCCTGGCGAATGATGATGATTTTATTAACAGAGCGATACAGGCAGCTAAAAATGAAGTGTTGCATTCAAAAAACCATAGTGCATCCGATACGCGGTTAACAACTGAATCTGATTTAAATTCAGGCACACAGGCATTGAACAAAGAACCAGCCAACTTACCCAGGGAACCTGATTTTATGATCAAGGCACTGCAAGCGGCTAAAGATAAGGAAACGGGTTCAGCTGCGGATATGCAAACAAATGAAGGATTAAAGAACGTTGAAAATCCGGGTTCTTACTCCTCATTGCTTAACCGGGCTGAAAAAACGACGGCAAATATTCTTTCCTCGTTTTCGCAAAGATTTTCCAAATCATTCAGTTTGCATCAAAAGACAGAATACCAACTGCCCTCCATAGAACTTTTGCAACGACACGAGCAATCTGTACATGCCTATACTACTGATGAGCTGGATATCATGTCGCGCAGTGTTGAGCGCGTGCTGAATGATTATAAAGTCAGTGCAGAAGTAGTTGGAGCTTATCCTGGACCTATTATTACCCGTTTTGAATTATCTTTGGCGCCAGGCGTTAAAGTCAGCCGTGTCAATGGACTAGCGAAAGACCTGGCACGTGCGATGCTGGTTACCAGTGTCCGTGTGGTAGAAATTATTGAAGGTACCCCATACATCGGCCTTGAAATTCCTAATCAGGAACGAGAACTGGTTTCTTTTCGTGAAATTATTAGTTCTGATCAGTTTCAGCAGGCTAAATCACCTATTACTCTTGCTCTAGGTAAAGATGTTTCTGGTCAGACGGTGGTTGCTAATTTGGCAAAAATGCCACATTTACTGGTTGCTGGAACGACGGGCTCAGGTAAGTCGGTTGCTATTAACACTATGATTCTTAGTATGCTATATAAGGCGACTCCTGATCAGGTGCGTATGATTATGGTGGATCCAAAAATGTTGGAGTTGTCTATTTATGAAGGTATTCCACATTTATTGACTCCGGTCGTTACCGATATGAAAGAAGCGCAAAATGCCTTGCGTTGGGCTGTCGCTGAAATGGAGCGGCGCTATAAACTAATGTCGAAAGTAGGGGTTAGAAATCTTGCCGGTTTTAATCAAATGATAAAAGATGCAGAGGCGAGAGGTGAAACAATTCGTGATCCATTGTTCGAGTTAATTGTCCCTTTAGAGGAAGGCGAAACATTTCCTGTGTTAACAACTTTACCTAGCATTGTCATTATTATCGATGAATTGGCCGATATGATGATGATCGTAGGTAAAAAAGTAGAGGAGTTAATTGCTCGTTTAGCACAAAAAGCACGTGCTGCAGGAATTCATTTAATACTGGCAACTCAGCGACCGTCTGTCGATGTATTAACGGGGCTTATAAAAGCCAATATACCTACACGTATTTCTTTTCAGGTTTCCTCGCGTATTGATTCGCGTACCATTTTAGATCAAGGTGGAGCTGAAGCATTACTGGGTAACGGCGATATGCTGTATTTACCTTCGGGCACCAGTGTACCAACGCGCTCCCATGGTGCTTTTGTTGATGATCATGAAGTTCATGCTGTGGTTGATTATTTGAAATCTCTTGGGAAAGCAAACTATTTATCTGAAATTACCCGGGAAGAACCTGCTGAAAATACGACTACTTTAGAAAGTGTTCAAGATGAAACCGATGAATTGTATGATGATGCAGTCAGTTTTGTTCTGGAAACCGGCAGGGCATCTATTTCAAGTGTGCAGCGACGCTTTAAAGTGGGCTATAATCGTGCAGCGAGAATGATTGATCAAATGGAAGACGAAAACATTGTTAGTGAACCGGAAGGGAATGGCTCCAGGCGAGTCCTTGATAGAGAATAG